In Dyadobacter sp. NIV53, a single window of DNA contains:
- the hisC gene encoding histidinol-phosphate transaminase, translating to MNQSFDLNKVLRPHILNLSPYSSARDEYTGHVGIFLDANENPYGSVTEENYNRYPDPHQNDIKRKLAPIKNINIERIFLGNGSDEPIDLLVRATCTPGKDRVLIMPPTYGMYEVSASIHDVLIDKVSLTADYQIDVEAVISAITPETKIIWICSPNNPSGNVMKEKDIETILENFSGLVVVDEAYVDFTDSESWLHRLDSYPNLVVLQTFSKAWGLAGLRAGMCFTSKELVYILNKIKAPYNISQPAQQALLIGLDSVAKMTEMVQDILKERSSLCTMLENLSLVNKVFPSDANFLLVKFDDAKAIMDYLLKETIIVRDRSRVHLCEGCLRITVGTKEENEALIESLKKYQQTIVTV from the coding sequence ATGAACCAATCCTTTGATCTGAATAAAGTACTTCGTCCGCATATTTTAAATTTATCACCTTATTCTTCTGCCAGAGACGAATACACGGGCCATGTCGGGATTTTTCTGGATGCCAATGAAAATCCGTATGGCTCAGTAACGGAAGAAAATTATAACCGTTATCCTGATCCGCATCAGAATGATATCAAGAGAAAACTGGCTCCAATAAAAAATATAAATATCGAACGTATATTTTTAGGAAATGGAAGCGATGAACCTATCGATTTACTGGTTCGGGCTACGTGTACTCCTGGTAAAGACCGCGTTTTGATCATGCCTCCAACTTACGGAATGTATGAAGTTAGTGCTTCTATCCACGATGTGTTAATAGATAAGGTTTCGCTTACCGCTGATTATCAGATAGATGTTGAGGCAGTTATAAGTGCAATTACTCCGGAAACGAAAATTATATGGATATGCTCGCCCAATAATCCAAGTGGGAATGTCATGAAGGAAAAGGATATTGAAACTATACTGGAAAACTTTTCCGGACTTGTAGTAGTGGATGAAGCTTATGTGGATTTTACAGATTCGGAGTCATGGCTGCACCGTTTGGACAGTTATCCTAATCTGGTAGTTTTACAAACCTTCTCAAAAGCGTGGGGGCTTGCAGGATTACGCGCAGGTATGTGTTTTACATCAAAAGAACTCGTTTACATTTTAAATAAGATCAAAGCTCCTTATAATATCAGTCAGCCCGCACAACAGGCTTTATTAATAGGATTGGATTCAGTAGCAAAAATGACAGAAATGGTGCAGGATATTCTTAAAGAAAGATCTTCTTTATGTACCATGCTGGAAAATTTATCGTTGGTGAATAAAGTATTTCCGTCAGATGCCAATTTCCTGCTTGTTAAATTCGATGATGCCAAAGCAATTATGGACTATCTTTTAAAGGAAACTATCATTGTCCGCGACCGCTCCCGCGTTCATTTATGCGAAGGTTGCCTGCGGATAACAGTAGGTACAAAAGAAGAAAATGAAGCTTTAATAGAATCATTGAAAAAATACCAGCAAACGATCGTAACAGTTTGA
- the hisG gene encoding ATP phosphoribosyltransferase, producing MNNNILRIAIQKSGRLSEDSLKLIKECGIRFDNGAGKLKTSATNFPAEILFLRDDDIPGYVEDGVAHLGIVGENVSVESERDVNTVHRLGFSKCRLSIGVLREQDYNGLNDLEGKSIATTYPRLLGKYLQENNVSAQIHEISGSVEIAPSIGLADAICDIVSSGSTLLSNGLKEVETIFQSEAVMIASKHLSVQQQELLDQLLFRIKSVQVAKNNKYILLNCPTSAVENIIKFLPGMRSPTILPLATEGWCSLHSVINENDFWENIEKIRQAGAEGILVIPIEKMII from the coding sequence ATGAATAATAATATATTAAGAATTGCAATTCAAAAATCCGGAAGATTAAGTGAAGATTCTCTTAAACTGATCAAAGAATGCGGAATTCGTTTCGACAACGGAGCTGGTAAACTCAAAACTTCTGCCACCAATTTTCCAGCTGAAATCCTTTTTTTACGCGATGATGATATTCCTGGCTATGTAGAGGACGGAGTTGCACATCTTGGTATTGTAGGTGAAAATGTATCAGTTGAATCTGAAAGGGATGTAAATACGGTTCACAGGCTTGGATTTTCGAAATGTCGTTTATCAATCGGCGTTTTGAGAGAACAGGATTACAATGGCCTGAATGACCTGGAAGGAAAGAGTATTGCCACAACGTATCCTCGTTTGTTAGGCAAATATTTACAGGAAAATAATGTTTCAGCCCAGATACACGAAATTAGCGGCTCGGTTGAAATTGCACCAAGTATTGGTCTTGCCGATGCTATATGTGATATAGTAAGTTCGGGAAGTACGTTGCTGAGCAATGGACTAAAAGAGGTAGAAACGATTTTCCAATCCGAAGCGGTCATGATCGCAAGTAAACATCTTTCAGTTCAGCAGCAGGAACTTCTGGATCAGCTGTTATTTCGTATCAAATCGGTTCAGGTTGCAAAAAATAATAAATATATTTTATTAAACTGCCCGACTTCAGCTGTTGAAAATATAATCAAATTCCTTCCCGGAATGCGCTCTCCAACCATATTGCCATTGGCAACAGAAGGATGGTGTTCTTTGCATTCTGTTATCAATGAAAATGATTTCTGGGAAAACATTGAAAAAATAAGGCAGGCTGGGGCAGAAGGAATTTTGGTTATTCCAATTGAGAAAATGATCATTTAA
- the hisS gene encoding histidine--tRNA ligase, with translation MSKPSLARGTRDFGPEQMAKRNFIFETIRRSFQRYGFLPLETPAFENLSVLMGKYGEEGDQLLFKILNSGDFSGKLVEKDLLDGYKPLTSKISEKGLRYDLTVPFARYVVMNRGTLAMPFKRYQIQPVWRADRPQRGRYREFYQCDADVVGTDSLLCEAEIVNLLHDILPALGIDDFTVKINNRKILTGIADIIGAEGMEGPLCVAIDKLDKIGKDKVVDELSERGFTDTSIELLNPIFSLSDGDEPFSELRNWLQNSEIALKGIAELEEVWNMVKLLGLENAKIQFDVTLARGLSYYTGAIFEVKANNVQMGSICGGGRYDNLTGTFGVPGISGVGISLGVDRIYDVMEELNFFPDNQTTSTKIMLSNFDREAFQFGLSILPKLRLAGINTEMYPDSVKLKKQLDYADRKNIPFVVLIGSDEIQSGLLTLKNMKTGEQQKVSVDDIISIVLNS, from the coding sequence ATGAGTAAACCATCCCTTGCCCGTGGCACCCGCGATTTCGGTCCGGAACAAATGGCAAAGCGTAATTTTATTTTTGAAACCATCCGTCGTTCATTTCAGCGTTATGGATTTCTCCCTTTGGAAACACCAGCTTTTGAAAACCTATCTGTATTGATGGGTAAATACGGCGAAGAAGGTGACCAGCTGCTTTTCAAAATCCTGAATTCAGGGGACTTTAGCGGAAAACTTGTTGAGAAGGATTTATTGGATGGTTATAAACCGCTGACATCTAAAATCTCTGAAAAAGGTTTGCGCTATGATCTGACCGTTCCATTTGCAAGATATGTAGTGATGAACCGCGGAACGCTGGCAATGCCGTTTAAGCGTTACCAGATTCAGCCCGTCTGGCGTGCTGATCGACCACAAAGAGGCCGTTACAGGGAATTTTATCAATGTGATGCGGATGTCGTAGGAACTGATTCTTTACTTTGTGAGGCGGAGATTGTAAATCTGTTGCATGACATTCTTCCGGCGTTGGGAATAGACGATTTCACGGTTAAAATCAATAACAGAAAAATCCTGACCGGAATTGCCGACATAATAGGAGCCGAGGGCATGGAAGGCCCGCTTTGTGTTGCCATTGATAAACTGGATAAGATCGGAAAAGATAAAGTTGTTGACGAATTGTCTGAGCGTGGTTTTACGGACACAAGTATTGAGCTTCTTAATCCGATATTTTCATTATCTGACGGCGATGAACCTTTTAGCGAACTAAGAAACTGGCTTCAAAATTCTGAAATTGCATTGAAAGGAATTGCTGAACTGGAAGAAGTCTGGAATATGGTTAAACTATTGGGGTTGGAAAACGCAAAAATACAGTTTGATGTTACCCTTGCACGTGGTTTGTCCTATTATACTGGTGCTATATTCGAGGTGAAGGCTAACAATGTACAAATGGGAAGCATTTGCGGAGGTGGCAGATACGATAATCTGACAGGTACATTTGGTGTTCCGGGAATTTCAGGCGTGGGAATTTCATTGGGCGTTGACCGGATTTACGATGTCATGGAAGAGTTAAATTTTTTTCCGGATAACCAGACAACGAGTACGAAAATCATGTTGTCCAATTTTGACAGGGAAGCATTTCAGTTTGGTTTATCCATTTTACCAAAATTAAGGCTTGCGGGTATTAATACTGAAATGTATCCGGATTCTGTGAAACTAAAAAAGCAACTGGATTACGCAGACAGAAAAAATATCCCGTTCGTAGTTCTGATAGGATCAGATGAAATACAGTCTGGCCTGCTGACCTTAAAAAATATGAAGACCGGTGAACAGCAAAAAGTAAGTGTGGATGATATTATTTCCATAGTTTTGAATAGCTGA
- a CDS encoding class I SAM-dependent methyltransferase has product MKAIISLVLRYIPRPYLQLVGHWAARFLSIFYIGNNVECPVCNSHYKKFLPYGRNSSSRENALCPGCLSLERHRLMGLYLKRKTNFFTANLKVLHVAPEYCFIDRFEKMKNLDYITGDIESPLAKVKMDIHQIPFPDNTFDVAFCNHVMEHVDDYILAMSELHRVLKPGGWALIQSPQDMKYEVTYEDATITDPKEREKYFLQNDHLRLFGQNYGQELEKGGFTVKEDRFVMDELTKAEVKRYALPSEEIVYFCQKSN; this is encoded by the coding sequence ATGAAAGCCATTATTAGTTTAGTGTTAAGATATATTCCCCGGCCTTATCTTCAATTAGTGGGACACTGGGCAGCACGTTTTTTAAGTATTTTCTATATTGGTAATAACGTAGAATGCCCTGTTTGCAATAGCCATTACAAGAAATTTTTACCATACGGAAGAAATAGTTCCAGTCGTGAAAATGCATTATGCCCAGGCTGCCTGTCTCTGGAACGGCATCGGTTAATGGGTTTGTACCTGAAACGTAAAACTAATTTTTTTACAGCCAATCTTAAAGTGTTGCATGTAGCACCTGAGTACTGCTTTATTGACAGATTTGAGAAGATGAAAAATCTGGATTATATCACCGGCGACATTGAATCACCACTCGCAAAAGTAAAAATGGATATTCATCAGATTCCATTCCCGGACAATACTTTCGATGTCGCTTTCTGCAATCACGTAATGGAGCATGTGGATGATTATATATTGGCTATGAGCGAATTGCACCGTGTGTTAAAACCGGGAGGATGGGCATTGATCCAGTCACCGCAGGATATGAAATATGAAGTTACTTATGAAGATGCGACTATAACTGATCCGAAAGAAAGGGAAAAATACTTTTTGCAAAATGACCACTTACGTTTATTTGGACAAAATTATGGCCAGGAATTGGAAAAAGGTGGTTTTACAGTCAAAGAAGACCGTTTTGTCATGGATGAATTGACCAAAGCGGAAGTAAAACGCTATGCCTTACCTTCAGAAGAAATCGTCTATTTTTGCCAAAAGAGCAATTAA
- a CDS encoding efflux RND transporter periplasmic adaptor subunit, with the protein MKKFIMITLVFIACSCSSKPETNNAETENKVSDATKIEQVVSMNQEQLSSAGIEVGTPQLENISGIISLQGTIDVPPQSMVSLSFPLGGYLKSTKMLPGMHVRKGQVLAELEDMQFIQLQQDYLTAKERLLLSESEFNRQRELNVSKASSDKVYQQARAEMETQRILTSALSQKLEVIGIDPAKLKANKISKSVSIISPINGFVSKVNVNVGKYTSPTDMLFELVDPSDVHLVLNVFEKDLNSLSVGQHVTAYTNSDPGKKFLAEVILITKSLNQDRMAEVHCHFEKYNPSLAPGMFMNGEVSVQSNKSLTVPEDALVRWENKFYVFTENARGKFKMINVKPGVISHGKQQIEASGVDNQTRLVVKNAYALLMKIKNTEKEG; encoded by the coding sequence ATGAAAAAATTCATCATGATTACTCTGGTTTTCATCGCATGCTCGTGCAGCTCGAAACCGGAAACAAACAATGCAGAAACCGAAAATAAAGTATCGGATGCTACCAAAATTGAACAGGTTGTTTCTATGAATCAGGAGCAGTTAAGCAGCGCCGGTATTGAAGTCGGGACACCACAGCTTGAAAATATAAGCGGAATAATTTCGCTACAGGGGACTATCGATGTTCCGCCCCAGAGTATGGTAAGTCTGAGCTTCCCATTAGGAGGATATTTAAAATCAACTAAGATGCTCCCCGGTATGCATGTAAGAAAAGGCCAGGTATTGGCAGAGCTTGAAGATATGCAGTTCATCCAGCTACAGCAGGATTACCTCACGGCCAAAGAAAGATTGCTCTTGTCCGAATCCGAGTTTAACCGTCAGCGTGAATTGAATGTCAGCAAAGCCAGCAGCGATAAAGTGTACCAGCAGGCTAGGGCTGAAATGGAGACGCAGCGGATACTGACAAGTGCACTGAGTCAGAAACTGGAAGTAATTGGCATTGATCCTGCCAAGTTAAAAGCCAATAAGATATCAAAAAGTGTTTCAATAATCTCACCAATCAATGGCTTTGTGTCCAAAGTGAACGTTAATGTTGGAAAGTATACTTCTCCTACTGACATGTTATTTGAATTGGTTGATCCGAGTGATGTGCATCTGGTACTTAATGTTTTTGAGAAAGATTTGAATTCCCTTTCAGTTGGACAGCATGTTACGGCTTACACGAACAGTGATCCGGGCAAAAAGTTTCTGGCAGAAGTGATACTGATCACCAAAAGTCTAAATCAGGACCGGATGGCCGAGGTGCATTGTCATTTTGAAAAATATAATCCCTCTCTTGCACCAGGAATGTTTATGAATGGTGAAGTTTCTGTTCAAAGTAATAAATCGTTAACTGTCCCGGAAGATGCTCTGGTACGTTGGGAAAATAAATTTTATGTATTTACAGAAAATGCAAGGGGGAAATTTAAAATGATTAACGTTAAACCTGGTGTAATTAGCCACGGTAAGCAGCAAATTGAAGCATCTGGAGTAGACAATCAAACACGGCTTGTTGTAAAAAATGCATATGCCTTGCTCATGAAAATCAAAAATACTGAAAAGGAAGGCTGA
- a CDS encoding TolC family protein, whose product MESAVKIAVEKNLQVQSFRLNEQVAQRLQYSALDIGKTTISADYGKVNSINNDTRIGISQTINFPSVYSNQRKVLEANFMVSKAHTKLTEQDIRAGVRQAYFEYVNLAKRRELLMYADSIYRLFESKSNLRFEKGSANILEKTAAESRRQQITNQLNLVNSDLIIAVRQFNFYIQDIKEYVPIISNPKLENQFVKLDSTFATDQLPQIEFAKHQKDAAQFRWQTEKSRMLPDFTLGYSNQSLIGSQQVGNQDLYFNGNKRFNYVSAGIGIPLFFKAQSARISAAKIDWERNRKQTDLIELQLKTELANAVSQVRKYQQSLQYYEGQGLKNADFIVSVSDEQFQGGDIDFLQWVIVIDQAVNIKNEYINALNSYNMAVIQLLKLNNL is encoded by the coding sequence GTGGAAAGTGCTGTAAAAATTGCAGTTGAAAAGAATTTGCAGGTTCAGAGTTTCCGTTTAAACGAACAGGTCGCGCAAAGACTGCAATACAGTGCGTTGGATATTGGCAAAACTACAATCAGTGCAGATTACGGAAAAGTAAACAGCATCAACAACGATACAAGGATTGGTATTAGCCAGACAATAAATTTTCCAAGCGTTTATTCCAATCAGCGTAAAGTTCTGGAAGCAAATTTCATGGTGTCAAAAGCGCATACTAAGCTTACAGAACAGGACATTAGAGCAGGAGTACGGCAGGCCTATTTCGAATATGTCAATTTGGCTAAACGCAGGGAACTGCTCATGTATGCTGACAGTATTTATAGGTTATTTGAATCAAAATCGAATTTGCGCTTTGAAAAAGGCTCTGCAAATATTTTGGAAAAAACTGCAGCAGAATCCAGAAGGCAACAGATCACCAACCAGTTAAATTTGGTCAATAGTGATCTGATAATCGCTGTCCGACAATTTAATTTCTACATCCAGGATATAAAAGAGTATGTTCCAATTATCTCAAATCCAAAATTAGAAAACCAGTTTGTTAAACTGGATTCCACATTTGCAACAGATCAGCTTCCACAAATTGAATTTGCAAAACATCAGAAAGATGCTGCACAATTCAGATGGCAAACTGAAAAATCACGAATGTTACCGGATTTTACCCTTGGATATAGTAACCAAAGTTTGATCGGATCACAACAGGTTGGGAACCAGGATTTATATTTCAACGGGAATAAGCGATTTAATTATGTCAGTGCGGGTATTGGGATACCATTGTTTTTTAAAGCACAATCTGCCCGTATCTCAGCTGCCAAAATAGATTGGGAAAGGAACAGGAAACAGACCGATTTAATTGAATTACAGCTCAAAACTGAACTCGCCAATGCCGTTAGCCAGGTACGAAAATATCAGCAAAGCCTGCAGTATTATGAGGGGCAGGGACTAAAAAATGCTGACTTCATTGTATCCGTATCCGATGAACAGTTTCAGGGTGGAGACATTGATTTTTTACAATGGGTTATAGTAATCGACCAGGCAGTTAATATTAAAAACGAATATATCAACGCATTAAATAGCTATAACATGGCGGTAATTCAATTGTTGAAGCTAAATAATTTATAG
- a CDS encoding efflux RND transporter permease subunit, with amino-acid sequence MLNKIIRFSVENKLVIGIFMLLWIVYGTYELTQLPVDAVPDITNNQVQVITTAPSLGAEDVERLITFPIEQAISNIPGLKESRSMSRFGLSLVTIVFDDGSDVYWARQQVTECLTQVEIDQNANKPQLAPATTGLGEIYQYVVKPKDGYEKKYSLADLRTTQDWIVRRQLLGTPGVADVSTFGGELKQYEVAVIPANLKAMNLTISDVFTALSRNNQNTGGAYIEKGPSVLYIRSVGLAGSMSDIGKIVVKNNSNGTPVLISHVAEVRLGSAIRYGALTMAGKGELAGGIVMMLTGGNSSEVIKNVKARVAEIQKTLPEGLEIEPFLDRTKMVNNAIGTVEHNLIEGALIVVLILVIFLGNLRAGLIVASVIPLSMLFAIAMMNLFGVSGNLMSLGALDFGLIVDGAVIIVEAILHHMHFSKKYALIDRVSQQEMDAEVSGSASRMMNAAVFGQIIILIVYLPILSLSGIEGKMFKPMAQTVAFCSNWCIHFVTNLHSDDQFHVHQ; translated from the coding sequence ATGCTGAATAAAATTATCCGGTTCTCTGTGGAGAACAAACTGGTAATTGGAATATTCATGCTGCTGTGGATTGTATATGGCACATATGAACTTACCCAGTTACCAGTAGATGCTGTACCCGACATTACCAATAACCAGGTTCAGGTCATTACAACTGCTCCTTCTCTTGGAGCAGAAGATGTAGAACGCCTGATTACCTTTCCTATAGAACAGGCCATAAGTAATATTCCCGGATTGAAGGAAAGCCGGAGTATGTCACGGTTTGGACTATCCCTAGTTACAATAGTTTTCGATGACGGATCCGATGTATACTGGGCTCGCCAGCAAGTAACCGAGTGCCTGACTCAGGTTGAAATTGATCAGAATGCCAACAAACCCCAGCTTGCACCCGCAACAACAGGACTTGGTGAGATTTATCAATATGTGGTTAAGCCAAAAGATGGTTACGAAAAAAAATATTCTCTTGCCGACTTGCGTACAACCCAGGACTGGATTGTAAGAAGGCAGCTCTTAGGTACTCCGGGTGTAGCTGACGTGTCTACTTTCGGCGGTGAGCTTAAGCAGTATGAAGTGGCTGTAATTCCTGCTAATCTTAAAGCGATGAATTTAACGATCAGCGATGTTTTTACTGCTTTAAGCCGCAACAACCAAAATACCGGCGGTGCGTATATAGAAAAGGGACCATCTGTTTTGTATATCCGAAGTGTAGGCCTTGCCGGGTCCATGAGTGATATCGGGAAAATTGTCGTCAAAAATAATAGCAATGGTACACCGGTTCTGATCAGTCATGTTGCAGAAGTCCGTTTGGGATCTGCAATTCGCTATGGAGCACTGACAATGGCTGGAAAAGGTGAACTTGCGGGTGGTATTGTAATGATGCTTACGGGAGGTAATTCGTCAGAGGTCATTAAAAATGTAAAGGCTCGTGTGGCTGAGATCCAGAAAACACTTCCGGAAGGACTTGAAATAGAACCATTTCTGGATCGTACCAAAATGGTAAATAATGCAATCGGAACAGTTGAACATAACCTGATCGAAGGTGCATTAATTGTAGTTTTAATTCTGGTGATTTTTTTAGGAAATCTCAGAGCAGGACTAATCGTAGCATCTGTTATTCCATTATCAATGCTTTTTGCCATTGCCATGATGAATTTATTTGGTGTAAGTGGTAATTTGATGAGCCTGGGAGCATTGGATTTTGGTCTGATCGTAGATGGGGCGGTTATTATCGTGGAAGCCATTTTGCATCACATGCATTTTTCAAAAAAGTATGCCTTAATAGACAGGGTTTCTCAGCAGGAAATGGATGCAGAAGTATCCGGATCTGCTTCACGAATGATGAATGCGGCTGTATTTGGACAGATCATTATTCTGATCGTCTATTTACCCATACTGTCGCTTTCAGGGATTGAGGGGAAAATGTTTAAACCCATGGCTCAGACAGTTGCCTTCTGCAGTAACTGGTGCATTCATTTTGTCACTAACCTACATTCCGATGATCAGTTCCATGTTCATCAGTAA
- a CDS encoding glycosyltransferase family 2 protein, giving the protein MRKYSIIIPVYNRPDELKELLDCLEQQTFKNFEVIIIEDGSVVKSEDVVQSFQEKIDIQYFFKINGGQGFARNTGFEKSSGDYFILLDSDALVEPEYLAIVNEKLDSDYIDLYGGPDTDHPSFSPIQKAISYSMTSVFTTGGIRGKKNNMGGTFHPRSFNMGLSRKVWEVTRGFQTSRMGEDILFSIGAIRLGFRSALIPEAFIYHKRRTKFAQFFKQLKFFGRARINIARFYPDELKLVHTFPLLFTIGVCSIPFWLLIFKPFFYLGLAGLATYIILLFIDALRITKSAEVAFLGIAAAFVQLFGYGIGFLQEGWTRIWENKSHRETGAAIEYPS; this is encoded by the coding sequence ATGCGCAAATATTCCATCATCATTCCCGTCTATAACCGTCCCGACGAATTGAAGGAATTATTGGATTGCCTGGAACAGCAGACTTTCAAAAACTTTGAAGTAATTATCATAGAAGACGGTTCAGTAGTAAAGTCTGAAGATGTGGTTCAATCGTTTCAGGAAAAGATCGATATTCAATATTTTTTTAAAATTAACGGCGGTCAGGGTTTTGCAAGAAATACTGGTTTTGAAAAATCCTCCGGTGATTATTTTATTTTGTTGGATTCCGATGCCTTGGTCGAACCGGAATATCTTGCCATCGTAAACGAAAAACTAGATTCAGATTATATAGATTTATACGGTGGGCCGGATACAGATCACCCTTCCTTTTCTCCTATACAAAAGGCCATCAGTTATTCTATGACTTCGGTATTTACGACCGGCGGAATCAGGGGAAAGAAAAATAATATGGGCGGTACTTTTCATCCCAGAAGTTTCAATATGGGGCTTTCCCGAAAAGTTTGGGAAGTAACCAGAGGTTTTCAAACCAGCCGGATGGGAGAGGATATCCTGTTTAGTATTGGAGCTATCCGCCTGGGATTTCGTTCGGCACTCATACCCGAAGCCTTTATATACCATAAGCGCAGGACGAAATTTGCACAGTTTTTTAAACAACTAAAATTCTTTGGCAGAGCCCGTATTAATATTGCCAGGTTCTATCCGGACGAATTAAAACTGGTACATACATTTCCACTTTTATTTACCATCGGCGTTTGTAGCATTCCATTCTGGCTCCTGATTTTTAAGCCATTTTTTTACCTGGGATTAGCCGGACTTGCAACATACATCATTCTGCTGTTTATAGATGCATTAAGAATAACTAAAAGTGCAGAGGTGGCCTTTCTGGGAATTGCAGCAGCATTTGTACAATTGTTCGGCTATGGCATTGGTTTTTTACAGGAAGGCTGGACCAGGATCTGGGAAAATAAATCGCACAGAGAAACCGGGGCGGCTATTGAATATCCTTCGTAA